A genomic region of Homo sapiens chromosome 4, GRCh38.p14 Primary Assembly contains the following coding sequences:
- the GPRIN3 gene encoding G protein-regulated inducer of neurite outgrowth 3 isoform X1 encodes MGTVPDPLRSAKTSLIAASGKEDDLGEPQAASPRHRPALLCKNANGFSGAPAEPDLSPRAAAEALMQVCEHETTQPDMSSPGVFNEVQKAPATFNSPGNPQLPGSSQPAASAPSSAAGRDLIHTPLTMPANQHTCQSIPGDQPNAITSSMPEDSLMRSQRTSNREQPEKPSCPVGGVLSSSKDQVSCEFPSPETIQGTVQTPVTAARVVSHSSSPVGGPEGERQGAICDSEMRSCKPLTRESGCSENKQPSVTASGPQGTTSVTPQPTPLTSEPSACPPGPEKVPLPAQRQMSRFKEASTMTNQAESEIKEVPSRAWQDAEVQAVASVESRSVSTSPSILTAFLKESRAPEHFEQEQLRVICHSSGSHTLELSDSTLAPQESSQCPGIMPQVHIQAAAAESTAFQRENKLASLPGGVLKTSSINLVSSNAQHTCKEDGRLAGMTPVREESTAKKLAGTNSSSLKATAIDQISISACSQAETSYGLGKFETRPSEFAEKTTNGHKTDPDCKLSDSCGSISKADHSGSLDPTNKGDAREKKPASPQVVKEKESTGTDTSDAKTLLLNPKSQESGGTESAANPTPSPIRKNQESTLEENRQTKTATSLSLPSDPMGDSSPGSGKKTPSRSVKASPRRPSRVSEFLKEQKLNVTAAAAQVGLTPGDKKKQLGADSKLQLKQSKRVRDVVWDEQGMTWEVYGASLDAESLGIAIQNHLQRQIREHEKLIKTQNSQTRRSISSDTSSNKKLRGRQHSVFQSMLQNFRRPNCCVRPAPSSVLD; translated from the coding sequence ATGGGGACTGTACCTGACCCTCTGAGATCAGCTAAAACTTCCCTGATTGCAGCTTCCGGAAAAGAAGACGATCTAGGAGAGCCACAGGCTGCCTCACCTCGGCATCGACCAGCTCTCCTGTGTAAGAATGCCAATGGCTTTTCAGGTGCCCCTGCAGAACCAGACCTCAGCCCCAGGGCAGCTGCCGAAGCCCTGATGCAGGTTTGTGAGCATGAGACCACCCAACCAGATATGTCTTCTCCTGGTGTGTTCAATGAAGTGCAGAAAGCACCTGCCACATTCAACTCTCCCGGCAATCCCCAGCTGCCAGGGAGCAGCCAGCCCGCAGCATCAGCCCCGAGTTCTGCAGCAGGAAGGGATCTTATACACACACCATTGACAATGCCCGCCAATCAGCACACCTGCCAGTCCATCCCAGGTGATCAGCCCAATGCCATCACCTCATCCATGCCTGAAGATTCCCTGATGAGATCACAGAGAACCTCAAATAGAGAGCAACCTGAGAAACCAAGTTGTCCTGTGGGAGGCGTCCTCAGTAGCAGCAAAGATCAGGTGTCCTGTGAGTTTCCTTCTCCAGAAACAATCCAGGGAACAGTGCAGACTCCAGTGACAGCAGCCAGGGTGGTCAGTCACTCATCCTCTCCTGTAGGTGGACCTGAAGGGGAAAGGCAGGGAGCCATCTGTGACTCTGAAATGAGGTCCTGTAAACCTCTAACTAGAGAATCTGGATGTTCAGAGAACAAGCAGCCCTCTGTCACTGCCTCGGGCCCCCAAGGCACAACTTCTGTGACACCTCAACCAACCCCCCTCACTAGCGAACCTTCGGCATGTCCCCCAGGTCCAGAGAAGGTGCCGCTGCCAGCACAGCGTCAGATGTCAAGGTTCAAAGAAGCCAGTACGATGACCAACCAAGCTGAAAGTGAAATCAAGGAAGTTCCCAGCAGGGCTTGGCAAGATGCGGAGGTGCAGGCAGTGGCGAGTGTCGAGAGCAGATCCGTCTCCACCAGCCCCAGTATCCTCACTGCATTTCTGAAGGAAAGCCGTGCTCCTGAGCATTTTGAACAAGAGCAGCTGCGTGTCATTTGCCACAGCAGTGGGAGCCACACACTGGAGCTCTCTGACAGCACGCTAGCCCCCCAGGAGTCCAGCCAGTGCCCTGGCATCATGCCACAGGTGCACATTCAGGCAGCTGCAGCTGAGTCTACAGCTTTCCAACGGGAAAATAAACTTGCGAGCCTACCAGGTGGGGTCCTTAAAACCTCATCAATCAATTTGGTCTCCAGTAATGCCCAGCATACGTGTAAAGAAGATGGGAGGTTAGCAGGAATGACTCCAGTGAGGGAAGAGTCAACTGCTAAAAAGCTCGCAGGTACTAATTCTAGCTCCCTGAAAGCTACCGCCATTGACCAGATTTCTATCAGTGCATGCAGTCAAGCTGAAACAAGTTATGGATTGGGGAAATTTGAAACCAGGCCATCTGAGTTTGCAGAGAAAACGACAAACGGCCACAAAACAGACCCAGATTGCAAACTATCTGACTCTTGTGGCTCTATCAGCAAAGCTGATCATTCTGGGAGCTTGGATCCCACTAATAAAGGAGATGCAAGGGAAAAGAAGCCTGCATCTCCTCAGgtagtaaaagaaaaagagtctACTGGCACTGATACCTCGGATGCCAAAACCCTACTGCTCAATCCTAAATCCCAAGAAAGTGGAGGCACAGAATCAGCTGCTAATCCTACACCCTCCCCAATTAGGAAGAACCAGGAGAgcaccttagaagaaaacagacagaCCAAGACAGCCACCAGCCTGAGCCTGCCATCTGATCCCATGGGTGACTCCAGCCCAGGTTCTGGCAAGAAGACCCCATCTCGCTCCGTCAAAGCCAGCCCACGCAGGCCCAGCCGCGTCAGCGAGTTCCTCAAGGAGCAAAAGTTAAATGTGACAGCAGCTGCTGCTCAGGTAGGACTCACTCCAGGAGATAAGAAAAAGCAGCTTGGCGCAGACTCCAAGCTCCAGCTGAAACAGTCCAAGCGTGTCAGGGACGTCGTGTGGGATGAGCAGGGAATGACCTGGGAAGTGTATGGTGCATCCTTGGACGCAGAGTCCCTGGGAATCGCGATCCAGAACCATTTGCAAAGACAAATCAGGGAACATGAGAAATTAATCAAAACTCAAAATAGCCAGACCCGGAGATCCATTTCCTCAGATACTTCTTCAAATAAGAAGCTCAGAGGAAGGCAGCACAGTGTTTTCCAGTCCATGCTGCAGAACTTCCGACGCCCCAACTGCTGCGTCCGTCCTGCCCCGTCTTCTGTGTTAGATTGA